In one window of Gorilla gorilla gorilla isolate KB3781 chromosome 2, NHGRI_mGorGor1-v2.1_pri, whole genome shotgun sequence DNA:
- the PDHB gene encoding pyruvate dehydrogenase E1 component subunit beta, mitochondrial isoform X2 encodes MAAVSGLVRRPLREVTVRDAINQGMDEELERDEKVFLLGEEVAQYDGAYKVSRGLWKKYGDKRIIDTPISEMGFAGIAVGAAMAGLRPICEFMTFNFSMQAIDQVINSAAKTYYMSGGLQPVPIVFRGPNGASAGVAAQHSQCFAAWYGHCPGLKVVSPWNSEDAKGLIKSAIRDNNPVVVLENELMYGVPFEFPPEAQSKDFLIPIGKAKIERQGTHITVVSHSRPVGHCLEAAAVLSKEGVECEVINMRTIRPMDMETIEASVMKTNHLVTVEGGWPQFGVGAEICARIMEGPAFNFLDAPAVRVTGADVPMPYAKILEDNSIPQVKDIIFAIKKTLNI; translated from the exons ATGGCGGCGGTGTCTGGCTTGGTGCGGAGACCCCTTCGGGAG GTGACAGTTCGTGATGCTATAAATCAGGGTATGGATGAGGAGCTGGAAAGAGATGAGAAGGTATTTCTGCTTGGAGAAGAAGTTGCCCAGTATGATGGGGCATACAAG GTTAGTCGAGGGCTGTGGAAGAAATATGGAGACAAGAGGATTATTGACACTCCCATATCAGAG atGGGCTTTGCTGGAATTGCTGTAGGTGCAGCTATG gctgggTTGCGGCCCATTTGTGAATTTATGACCTTCAATTTCTCCATGCAAGCCATTGACCAGGTTATAAACTCAGCTGCCAAGACCTACTACATGTCTGGTGGCCTTCAGCCTGTGCCTATAGTCTTCAGGGGGCCCAATGGTGCCTCAGCAGGTGTAGCTGCCCAGCACTCACAGTGCTTTGCTGCCTGGTATGGGCACTGCCCAGGCTTAAAGGTGGTCAGTCCCTGGAATTCAGAGGATGCTAAAGGACTTATTAAATCAGCCATTCGGGATAACAATCCAG TGGTGGTGCTAGAGAATGAATTGATGTATGGGGTTCCTTTTGAATTTCCTCCGGAAGCTCAGTCAAAAGATTTTCTGATTCCTATTGGAAAAGCCAAAATAGAAAGGCAAG GAACACATATAACTGTGGTTTCCCATTCAAGACCTGTGGGCCACTGCTTAGAAGCTGCAGCAGTGCTATCTAAAGAAGGAGTTGAATGTGAG GTGATAAATATGCGTACCATTAGACCAATGGACATGGAAACCATAGAAGCCAGTGTCATGAAGACAAATCATCTTGTAACTGTGGAAGGAGGCTGGCCACAGTTTGGAGTAGGAGCTGAAATCTGTGCCAGGATCATGGAAG GTCCTGCGTTCAATTTCCTGGATGCTCCTGCTGTTCGTGTCACTGGTGCTGACGTCCCTATGCCTTATGCAAAGATTCTAGAAGACAACTCTATACCTCAGGTCAAAGACATCATATTTgcaataaagaaaacattaaatatttag
- the PDHB gene encoding pyruvate dehydrogenase E1 component subunit beta, mitochondrial isoform X1, with protein MAAVSGLVRRPLREVSGLLKRRFHWTAPAALQVTVRDAINQGMDEELERDEKVFLLGEEVAQYDGAYKVSRGLWKKYGDKRIIDTPISEMGFAGIAVGAAMAGLRPICEFMTFNFSMQAIDQVINSAAKTYYMSGGLQPVPIVFRGPNGASAGVAAQHSQCFAAWYGHCPGLKVVSPWNSEDAKGLIKSAIRDNNPVVVLENELMYGVPFEFPPEAQSKDFLIPIGKAKIERQGTHITVVSHSRPVGHCLEAAAVLSKEGVECEVINMRTIRPMDMETIEASVMKTNHLVTVEGGWPQFGVGAEICARIMEGPAFNFLDAPAVRVTGADVPMPYAKILEDNSIPQVKDIIFAIKKTLNI; from the exons ATGGCGGCGGTGTCTGGCTTGGTGCGGAGACCCCTTCGGGAG GTCTCCGGGCTGCTGAAGAGGCGCTTTCACTGGACCGCGCCGGCTGCGCTGCAG GTGACAGTTCGTGATGCTATAAATCAGGGTATGGATGAGGAGCTGGAAAGAGATGAGAAGGTATTTCTGCTTGGAGAAGAAGTTGCCCAGTATGATGGGGCATACAAG GTTAGTCGAGGGCTGTGGAAGAAATATGGAGACAAGAGGATTATTGACACTCCCATATCAGAG atGGGCTTTGCTGGAATTGCTGTAGGTGCAGCTATG gctgggTTGCGGCCCATTTGTGAATTTATGACCTTCAATTTCTCCATGCAAGCCATTGACCAGGTTATAAACTCAGCTGCCAAGACCTACTACATGTCTGGTGGCCTTCAGCCTGTGCCTATAGTCTTCAGGGGGCCCAATGGTGCCTCAGCAGGTGTAGCTGCCCAGCACTCACAGTGCTTTGCTGCCTGGTATGGGCACTGCCCAGGCTTAAAGGTGGTCAGTCCCTGGAATTCAGAGGATGCTAAAGGACTTATTAAATCAGCCATTCGGGATAACAATCCAG TGGTGGTGCTAGAGAATGAATTGATGTATGGGGTTCCTTTTGAATTTCCTCCGGAAGCTCAGTCAAAAGATTTTCTGATTCCTATTGGAAAAGCCAAAATAGAAAGGCAAG GAACACATATAACTGTGGTTTCCCATTCAAGACCTGTGGGCCACTGCTTAGAAGCTGCAGCAGTGCTATCTAAAGAAGGAGTTGAATGTGAG GTGATAAATATGCGTACCATTAGACCAATGGACATGGAAACCATAGAAGCCAGTGTCATGAAGACAAATCATCTTGTAACTGTGGAAGGAGGCTGGCCACAGTTTGGAGTAGGAGCTGAAATCTGTGCCAGGATCATGGAAG GTCCTGCGTTCAATTTCCTGGATGCTCCTGCTGTTCGTGTCACTGGTGCTGACGTCCCTATGCCTTATGCAAAGATTCTAGAAGACAACTCTATACCTCAGGTCAAAGACATCATATTTgcaataaagaaaacattaaatatttag